In Paludisphaera rhizosphaerae, one DNA window encodes the following:
- the lepA gene encoding translation elongation factor 4 — MAFDPKYIRNFSIVAHIDHGKSTLADQILLQSGAISQREFREQLLDDMDLERERGITIKARAVAINYVLEGQTYELNLIDTPGHVDFHYEVSRSLAACEGAILLVDSTQGVQAQTVANAYLAVASDLAIVPALNKIDMQAARPDEIKEEIMTTLGIDPSEVLAVSGKTGVGVTDLFKAIIERVPPPSGDPTKPLRALIFDSKFDDYQGVVVYVRVVDGVLKVGQKIRLMAGGTDHDVIGLGRFRPREVACQDLGVGQVGYVVANIKQLSDVRIGDTITQVPHPAAEALPGYEEPVQVVFCGLFPASHNQFDDLRTALQKLALNDCSFTFEPETSDALGFGFRCGFLGMLHMEIVQQRLERESNLALVQTAPNVTYEILTKKGVTLHISNPTRIPDPGDIEEFREPIAKINFILPTENIGAIMQLCEDRRGTYIKTEYLSSSRAILTYELPMAEMIYDLYDKLKSATRGYGTMDYELMGFRADDLCRLDILVAGQKVDALSIVVHRAHADRRGRKLVKKLRGEIDRHQFEVAIQAAIGSRVVARETISALRKNVTAKCYGGDISRKRKLLEKQKEGKKRMKQVGNVEISQEAFLSVLDDSED, encoded by the coding sequence ATGGCCTTCGACCCCAAGTACATCCGTAATTTCTCCATCGTCGCCCACATCGACCACGGCAAGAGCACTCTGGCCGACCAGATCCTGCTCCAGTCCGGGGCGATCAGCCAGCGCGAATTCCGCGAGCAGCTCCTGGACGACATGGACCTGGAGCGCGAACGGGGCATCACCATCAAGGCCCGCGCGGTCGCGATCAACTACGTCCTTGAAGGGCAGACGTACGAGCTGAACCTGATCGACACCCCGGGTCACGTCGACTTCCACTACGAGGTCTCCCGCTCGCTCGCCGCCTGCGAGGGCGCCATCCTCCTCGTCGACTCCACCCAGGGCGTCCAGGCGCAGACCGTCGCCAACGCCTACCTTGCAGTCGCCAGCGACCTCGCCATCGTTCCGGCGCTCAACAAGATCGACATGCAGGCGGCTCGGCCCGATGAGATCAAGGAAGAGATCATGACCACGCTCGGAATCGATCCGAGCGAGGTTCTCGCCGTCAGCGGCAAGACCGGCGTGGGCGTCACCGATCTCTTCAAGGCGATCATCGAACGCGTCCCGCCCCCTTCCGGCGATCCAACCAAGCCCCTGCGAGCCCTCATCTTCGACTCGAAGTTCGACGACTATCAGGGCGTCGTCGTCTACGTCCGCGTCGTCGACGGCGTTTTGAAGGTCGGCCAGAAGATCCGGCTTATGGCTGGCGGAACCGATCACGACGTCATCGGTCTGGGCCGGTTCCGACCTCGCGAGGTCGCCTGTCAGGATTTGGGCGTCGGCCAGGTCGGCTACGTCGTCGCCAACATCAAGCAGCTCTCGGACGTCCGCATCGGCGACACAATCACCCAGGTCCCCCACCCGGCGGCCGAGGCCCTCCCGGGCTATGAAGAGCCCGTCCAGGTCGTCTTCTGCGGCCTTTTCCCGGCCTCGCACAATCAGTTCGACGACCTGCGCACGGCCCTCCAGAAGCTCGCGCTCAACGATTGCAGTTTCACCTTCGAGCCGGAGACTTCCGACGCGCTGGGGTTCGGCTTCCGCTGCGGCTTCCTGGGCATGCTCCACATGGAGATCGTCCAGCAGCGGCTCGAACGAGAGAGCAACCTCGCCCTCGTCCAAACGGCCCCGAACGTCACCTATGAGATCCTGACCAAGAAGGGCGTGACGCTCCACATCTCGAACCCGACCCGCATTCCCGATCCGGGCGACATCGAGGAGTTCCGCGAGCCCATCGCCAAGATCAATTTCATCCTGCCGACCGAAAACATCGGCGCGATCATGCAGCTCTGCGAGGATCGCCGCGGGACCTACATCAAGACCGAGTACCTCTCGTCCTCCCGCGCCATCTTGACGTACGAACTGCCGATGGCCGAGATGATCTACGACCTCTACGACAAGCTCAAAAGCGCCACTCGCGGCTACGGCACGATGGACTACGAGCTGATGGGATTCCGGGCCGACGACCTCTGTCGGCTCGACATCCTGGTGGCCGGCCAGAAGGTCGACGCACTCTCGATCGTCGTCCACCGCGCCCACGCCGACCGCCGCGGCCGCAAGCTGGTCAAGAAGCTCCGGGGTGAGATCGACCGGCACCAGTTCGAGGTCGCCATCCAGGCCGCCATCGGAAGTCGGGTGGTCGCCCGCGAGACGATCTCCGCTCTGCGGAAGAACGTCACCGCCAAGTGCTACGGCGGCGACATTTCGCGGAAACGGAAGCTCCTCGAAAAGCAAAAAGAAGGCAAGAAGCGTATGAAGCAGGTGGGGAACGTGGAGATCTCCCAGGAGGCCTTCCTCTCGGTCCTCGACGACAGCGAGGATTGA
- a CDS encoding FIST signal transduction protein: MKCVSALSTARSASTAFHQILERLAAEPGADDEPADFTLIFSSRHHAPVLGKLSQAFLEQDRTKHVLGCTGEAIVGDDLEVENKPALAIWSLWHPSIEIQPVRFDPGGGPLRQAMGALEKPAESTLILLADPFSFGIGDCLKVANDGFPGLRIIGGMASGAAEPGGNRLLLDGEAFTDGAVALRLSGPVGVRTVVSQGCRPIGRTMLVTKAEQNIIRELGRRPALEALREVFTDLPEEDVEKVQEGLHIGRVINEYQESFHRGDFLVRNVVGADESGSIQISDLIRVGQTIQFHVRDAETADEDLRESLLMRPKRDPGGMEPVGALLFSCNGRGTRFFKTPNHDVSTIHEVLGPIPVAGFFAMGEFGPIGGQNFVHGFTASVAVFERPSI, from the coding sequence ATGAAATGCGTCTCGGCCCTGTCCACGGCTCGAAGCGCCAGCACGGCGTTTCACCAGATCCTTGAGCGTCTGGCCGCCGAGCCGGGAGCCGACGACGAGCCGGCCGACTTCACCCTCATCTTCAGCTCACGACATCATGCACCCGTTCTGGGAAAGCTGTCGCAGGCGTTTCTGGAGCAGGATCGGACCAAGCACGTCCTCGGTTGCACGGGTGAGGCGATCGTTGGGGACGACCTAGAAGTCGAGAACAAGCCTGCCCTGGCGATCTGGTCGCTCTGGCACCCATCCATCGAGATTCAGCCCGTTCGCTTCGATCCCGGCGGGGGGCCGTTGCGGCAGGCGATGGGGGCCCTCGAAAAACCGGCCGAGTCGACGTTGATCCTGCTGGCCGACCCCTTCTCGTTCGGCATCGGCGACTGCCTCAAGGTGGCGAACGACGGCTTTCCCGGACTTCGGATCATCGGCGGAATGGCCTCCGGAGCCGCCGAGCCGGGAGGAAACCGCCTCCTCCTCGACGGCGAGGCTTTCACCGACGGCGCGGTGGCGCTCCGGCTCTCAGGGCCTGTCGGCGTTCGGACCGTCGTCAGCCAGGGGTGTCGGCCGATCGGTCGCACGATGCTTGTCACCAAGGCCGAGCAGAACATCATCCGCGAACTGGGCCGTCGACCAGCCTTGGAGGCCCTTCGCGAGGTCTTTACCGACCTTCCCGAGGAGGACGTGGAGAAGGTTCAGGAGGGGCTCCACATCGGCCGGGTCATCAACGAATACCAGGAGTCGTTTCACCGGGGGGACTTCCTGGTCCGCAACGTCGTCGGGGCCGACGAATCCGGGTCGATCCAGATCAGCGACCTGATCCGCGTCGGCCAGACGATCCAGTTCCACGTCCGCGACGCCGAGACGGCCGACGAGGACCTGCGCGAAAGCCTCCTCATGCGCCCCAAACGCGATCCAGGGGGGATGGAACCCGTCGGCGCCCTGCTCTTCTCGTGCAACGGCCGTGGCACGCGATTCTTCAAGACGCCCAACCACGACGTCTCGACCATCCATGAGGTCCTCGGTCCGATCCCAGTCGCCGGCTTCTTCGCGATGGGAGAGTTCGGCCCGATCGGCGGTCAGAACTTCGTCCACGGCTTCACGGCGAGCGTTGCGGTCTTCGAGCGGCCTTCGATCTGA
- the icd gene encoding NADP-dependent isocitrate dehydrogenase, giving the protein MASPKVEAPAGGEKITIKDGRLTVPDRPIIPFIEGDGTGPDIWRASVRVLDAAVEKAYGGKKKIAWAEVYAGGKSHSLFNTWLPDETVDAFREYLVGIKGPLTTPVGGGIRSLNVALRQLLDLYVCLRPVRWFKGVPSPVKHPEKVDMVIFRENTEDVYSGVEFEAGTPEVKKLLEFIKTEFPASYKKIRFPETSGVGIKPVSLEGSERLIRSAIEYAIATGRKSVTLVHKGNIMKFTEGAFRNYGYALAEREFADKTYTWDQWEKTKADKGEEAANAEQKAALAAGKVLIKDAIADIVLQQVLTRPTDFDVIATMNLNGDYLSDALAAQVGGIGIAPGGNINYATGHAVFEATHGTAPKYADLDQVNPGSVVLSGEMMLRYMGWTEAADLIIKGMDGAIDQKTVTYDFARLMEGAKQVKCSEFATAVISKM; this is encoded by the coding sequence ATGGCGAGCCCGAAAGTCGAGGCTCCGGCGGGCGGCGAGAAGATCACCATCAAGGACGGCAGGCTGACCGTCCCCGACCGACCGATCATCCCGTTCATCGAGGGCGACGGCACTGGCCCCGACATCTGGCGAGCCAGCGTCCGCGTTCTGGACGCGGCCGTTGAGAAGGCGTACGGCGGCAAGAAGAAGATCGCCTGGGCCGAGGTCTACGCCGGCGGCAAGTCGCACTCGCTGTTCAACACCTGGCTCCCGGACGAGACGGTCGACGCCTTCCGCGAGTACCTCGTCGGCATCAAGGGCCCGCTCACGACGCCCGTCGGCGGCGGTATCCGCTCGCTAAACGTGGCGCTCCGGCAGTTACTGGACCTCTACGTCTGCCTCCGCCCGGTGCGGTGGTTCAAGGGCGTCCCTTCGCCCGTGAAGCACCCCGAGAAGGTGGACATGGTCATCTTCCGGGAGAACACCGAGGACGTCTACTCGGGCGTTGAGTTCGAGGCCGGCACCCCTGAGGTCAAGAAACTCCTCGAGTTCATCAAGACCGAGTTCCCCGCCTCCTACAAGAAGATCCGCTTCCCCGAAACCTCGGGCGTCGGCATCAAGCCGGTCTCCCTTGAGGGGAGCGAGCGGCTCATCCGGTCGGCCATCGAATACGCGATCGCCACCGGCCGGAAGAGCGTGACGCTCGTCCACAAGGGGAACATCATGAAGTTCACCGAGGGCGCGTTCCGCAACTACGGCTACGCCCTTGCCGAGCGTGAGTTCGCCGACAAGACGTACACCTGGGATCAGTGGGAGAAGACCAAGGCCGACAAGGGCGAGGAAGCCGCCAACGCGGAGCAGAAGGCCGCTCTGGCCGCCGGCAAGGTCCTCATCAAGGACGCCATCGCGGACATCGTCCTCCAGCAGGTCCTCACCCGGCCGACCGACTTCGACGTCATCGCCACGATGAACCTCAACGGCGATTACCTGTCGGACGCCCTGGCCGCGCAGGTCGGCGGCATCGGCATCGCGCCGGGCGGCAACATCAACTACGCCACCGGCCACGCCGTCTTCGAGGCCACCCACGGCACCGCTCCCAAGTACGCCGACCTCGACCAGGTGAACCCTGGCTCGGTCGTCCTTTCGGGCGAGATGATGCTCCGCTACATGGGCTGGACCGAGGCCGCCGACCTCATCATCAAGGGGATGGACGGCGCGATCGACCAGAAGACCGTCACCTACGACTTCGCCCGCCTCATGGAAGGTGCGAAGCAGGTCAAGTGCAGCGAGTTCGCCACGGCGGTCATCTCCAAGATGTGA
- a CDS encoding glycosyltransferase family 4 protein, translating into MRVTLVTETFPPQVNGVSRTLGELARRLGEGGDAVQVVYPDYGDRPNRPDAYRVGSFQLPFYREIHVPLPPFSRVHKAIDAFRPDVIHVATEAFLGFSALRHASRRSIPIVSSFHTNFDQYSSHYGVGWARSTIWRYLRWFHNRTKQTYVPSRTTIDLLEGRGFERLVLWPRGVHSSFFRPDRPGRDRIRAEFGWAPEDVVVSYVSRIAPEKNVDFLADALAIVAERRPQVRILFVGDGPSREALETRMGGAVKFAGYRTGDDLADHYAAGDVFAFTSTTETFGNVVLEAMASGMPVVALRAGGVGEIVRDEETGILLDPDAPPDAFARALIRLADRNEVRRRMAEAARAYAESQSWDAIMDGLRDHYAQVIAEARSTRETSATAS; encoded by the coding sequence ATGCGCGTGACCCTGGTCACGGAAACCTTCCCTCCCCAGGTCAACGGCGTTTCACGCACCCTGGGAGAGTTGGCGCGCAGGCTCGGCGAGGGCGGCGACGCCGTGCAGGTCGTCTACCCCGATTACGGCGACCGTCCCAATCGACCCGACGCCTATCGCGTGGGTTCCTTCCAACTCCCGTTCTACCGGGAGATCCACGTCCCCCTGCCCCCCTTCAGTCGAGTCCATAAGGCGATCGACGCCTTCCGCCCCGACGTGATCCATGTCGCCACCGAGGCCTTCCTCGGCTTCAGCGCGCTGCGCCACGCCTCCCGGCGATCGATCCCCATCGTCTCCAGCTTCCATACCAACTTCGATCAATACAGCAGCCACTACGGCGTCGGCTGGGCGCGTTCGACGATCTGGCGCTACCTCCGGTGGTTCCACAACCGGACGAAGCAGACGTACGTCCCGTCGCGGACGACGATCGACCTCCTTGAAGGCCGGGGCTTCGAGCGACTCGTCCTCTGGCCTCGGGGCGTTCACTCCTCGTTCTTCCGGCCCGACCGACCGGGCCGCGATCGAATCCGGGCCGAGTTCGGCTGGGCGCCGGAGGACGTTGTGGTGAGCTACGTGAGCCGGATCGCCCCCGAGAAGAACGTCGACTTCCTGGCCGACGCTCTGGCGATCGTCGCCGAGCGCCGGCCGCAGGTACGCATCCTGTTCGTGGGCGATGGCCCGTCTCGCGAGGCGCTGGAGACTCGGATGGGGGGCGCGGTGAAATTCGCCGGCTACCGGACCGGGGACGACCTGGCCGACCACTACGCGGCGGGCGACGTCTTCGCCTTCACTAGCACCACGGAGACTTTCGGCAACGTCGTCCTGGAAGCGATGGCTTCGGGCATGCCGGTCGTCGCCCTTCGAGCCGGGGGCGTCGGCGAGATCGTCCGCGATGAGGAGACGGGGATCTTGCTCGACCCCGACGCCCCGCCGGACGCCTTCGCCCGTGCCTTGATTCGCCTGGCCGATCGCAACGAGGTGCGTCGCCGCATGGCCGAGGCCGCCCGCGCTTACGCTGAATCGCAGAGCTGGGACGCCATTATGGACGGCCTTCGCGACCATTACGCCCAGGTCATCGCGGAGGCCCGCTCGACCCGCGAGACCTCGGCTACGGCGTCCTGA
- a CDS encoding ArnT family glycosyltransferase encodes MRKSLLILLVVLAFDVWWRAHTFAPTIAEATGLRLWPAATGPSEPLDCDEAIYAHMGRRILAGDVLYRDLTENKPPLGYWLYAAAIAVFGYTETAIRLLPIPYVLGTIALVWWLGLRLSGAFAATLAAFLFAILSADPYLYGNGSNMEHFMNFFSVASLALMVAGWDRGKVWIFVLAGAALGAATLVKQIAILPLGVYVVALALRRSKEGLKAIGGLSLGLALTLGVAALILVVQGAGVSAYDDIFRFGRAMATDLAPEKGAPSGWIRWFTGNADPEGRLPWPFGTTNYLVWWARGSWPLWAILPACLMHIAFAPTTTPTRRIAAGWTAATLAEVVLPGMYWAHYYLLPIAGVALAAAVTAADCLAALRTKFRPIDLAGLLLVVAATLGTTFLQVRDYLMCPPQDLTVRYKGGGQWVALRTLGKELGRRKEVFENPQLFVWGWQSPLFFYGNLDGASRHLFTDNLLRDFADKPHPIITPRIAEIMDDLRAKRPPLIFVGYPPFPALKALLNEDYLPSRLIPTPPDGGYLGLWVAKDRYAAFENFDGSRTAGPLRTP; translated from the coding sequence ATGCGTAAGTCGCTCCTCATTCTGCTGGTCGTGCTGGCCTTTGACGTCTGGTGGCGCGCCCACACCTTCGCGCCGACGATCGCCGAGGCCACCGGCCTGCGCCTCTGGCCGGCGGCGACGGGGCCGTCGGAGCCGCTCGACTGCGACGAGGCGATCTACGCCCACATGGGGCGGCGGATCCTCGCCGGGGATGTTCTCTATCGCGACCTGACCGAGAACAAGCCGCCGCTGGGATACTGGCTCTACGCCGCGGCGATCGCGGTTTTCGGTTACACCGAGACGGCCATCCGCCTGCTGCCGATCCCCTACGTCCTGGGGACGATCGCCCTCGTCTGGTGGCTCGGGTTGCGGCTGTCGGGGGCGTTCGCAGCGACGCTGGCGGCGTTCCTGTTCGCGATCCTGAGCGCGGATCCATACCTGTACGGCAACGGGTCGAACATGGAGCACTTCATGAACTTCTTCTCGGTCGCTTCGCTCGCGCTGATGGTCGCGGGCTGGGACCGGGGGAAGGTCTGGATCTTCGTCCTCGCGGGCGCGGCGCTCGGAGCGGCAACGCTGGTGAAGCAGATCGCGATCCTGCCGCTCGGCGTTTACGTCGTCGCCCTGGCGCTGCGGCGATCGAAGGAGGGCCTGAAGGCTATCGGTGGTCTGAGCCTCGGGCTGGCGCTGACGCTCGGGGTCGCAGCGTTGATCCTGGTCGTGCAGGGAGCAGGCGTCTCCGCCTACGACGACATCTTCCGATTCGGCCGGGCGATGGCGACCGACCTTGCTCCGGAGAAGGGTGCTCCGTCGGGATGGATTCGCTGGTTCACCGGCAATGCTGATCCGGAGGGCCGACTTCCCTGGCCTTTCGGAACGACCAACTATCTGGTCTGGTGGGCTCGGGGAAGCTGGCCGTTGTGGGCGATTCTACCGGCGTGCCTCATGCACATCGCCTTCGCGCCGACGACCACGCCGACGCGTCGGATCGCCGCCGGTTGGACGGCTGCGACGCTGGCGGAGGTGGTGCTACCCGGGATGTACTGGGCCCATTATTATCTCCTCCCCATCGCGGGCGTTGCCCTTGCCGCGGCCGTCACGGCGGCTGACTGCCTGGCGGCCTTGCGGACGAAGTTCAGGCCGATCGACCTCGCCGGCCTGCTGTTGGTCGTCGCCGCAACTCTGGGAACGACCTTCCTCCAGGTCCGGGACTACCTGATGTGTCCTCCGCAGGACCTCACGGTCCGCTACAAGGGGGGCGGCCAGTGGGTCGCGCTCCGGACGTTGGGGAAGGAGCTCGGCCGGCGCAAGGAGGTCTTCGAGAATCCGCAACTGTTCGTCTGGGGTTGGCAAAGCCCGCTCTTCTTCTACGGCAATCTCGACGGTGCGAGCCGGCACCTGTTCACGGACAACCTGCTGCGCGACTTCGCCGACAAGCCCCACCCCATCATCACGCCGAGGATCGCCGAGATCATGGACGACCTGCGCGCGAAACGTCCGCCGTTGATCTTCGTTGGTTATCCCCCGTTCCCGGCGCTGAAGGCCTTGCTGAACGAGGATTACCTCCCCTCGCGGCTCATCCCGACACCCCCGGATGGCGGTTACCTGGGCTTGTGGGTCGCAAAAGATCGCTATGCGGCCTTCGAGAACTTCGACGGCTCCAGAACCGCCGGCCCGCTCAGGACGCCGTAG